One window of Scylla paramamosain isolate STU-SP2022 chromosome 47, ASM3559412v1, whole genome shotgun sequence genomic DNA carries:
- the LOC135094944 gene encoding longitudinals lacking protein-like has translation MEDGLLSLKWNNHRSTFFHILSEVRGKQTYTDATLACEGKFFPVHKLVMSTCSDYFAEIFEKTPCKNPVVVLKDIKKSDLEALLDYMYIGEVDVRQSELAGLIKAAECLRIKGLAVPDEDPTKAHKKAPTSVPERREDSPRPSGKDGTRGRPREGPFAAPAPGVLPVFLPHFHNTSA, from the exons ATGGAGGACGGACTTCTTTCCTTGAAGTGGAACAACCACAGATCcacttttttccacattctGAGTGAAGTGCGGGGTAAA CAGACGTACACGGATGCCACGCTGGCGTGTGAGGGGAAGTTCTTCCCCGTACACAAGCTGGTCATGTCGACGTGCAGTGACTACTTTGCCGAGATCTTTGAAAAGACCCCGTGTAAGAACCCTGTGGTAGTGCTCAAGGACATCAAGAAGTCAGACTTAGAGGCCTTGTTAGACTATATGTACATAGGCGAGGTGGACGTGCGGCAGAGCGAGCTGGCCGGCCTCATCAAGGCGGCGGAGTGCCTGCGCATCAAGGGTCTGGCCGTGCCGGACGAGGACCCCACCAAGGCCCACAAGAAGGCCCCCACCAGTGTACCTGAGCGGCGGGAGGACAGCCCCCGGCCAAGCGGAAAAGACGGGACTCGGGGGCGACCGCGGGAGGGCCCCTTCGCCGCCCCTGCCCCGGGGGTCCTCCCAGTCTTCCTCCCACACTTCCACAACACCAGTGCCTAG
- the LOC135094871 gene encoding LOW QUALITY PROTEIN: zinc finger protein 513-like (The sequence of the model RefSeq protein was modified relative to this genomic sequence to represent the inferred CDS: deleted 1 base in 1 codon), protein MYGCVSTRQAPSRTSKCTLGNTQGEKPYPCPHCPYRAAQRSDLKAHSRTHTGDRPFTCPHCPYSAAQSAVLRRHLNIHADKEHYTCPKCPFPHHTPAPGRSPFTARTCPYQARTNYILTKHIRRHTGGEALRLPRLPLPRRAEIPPGHAPPHARLHPIPLLSKMPPTGLLTKDTCRITSACTRRGGAALLARPVDSAVAAAAAAAALTPARGHQAAAGQEQEKPFACSVCPYSTYRRDHLNTHLRTHTGERPFACPHCPYRAAQRVHLNSHVRTHTGEKTVSLNSHLKHHLRAVHPGHEEDLTKAQQGQTQQQQQQQQQQQQQQQQQQQQQQSLSYQQQNQDVDTRAQQGTGGPPHTSPPDPPSPPWCQWGVWVLKGVSMVPGVVLVVLHLHWGRNIHESLASHRCGGYSASGAGAALYRWRSVACPCPPSSPAWGCRPLPTPRPSPPRPLHAPGRGRAGPGGGGGTSVGVCGRGFRLANDLRRHLRTHTGEKPYLCPHCPYRASQKQSVNRHVRTVHSDLFLTEEAPLGRTPASLANAAAVAAAAAAALCPQTHSILPGQDGETVARTVTRRYPVEGAAGRLGCGDVRV, encoded by the exons ATGTACGGGTGTGTGTCTACGCGGCAGGCACCAAGCAGAACCTCAAAATGCACCTTAGGAAACACACAGGGGGAGAAACCGTACCCCTGCCCCCACTGCCCCTACCGTGCCGCCCAGAGGAGTGACCTGAAGgcacactcacgcacgcacacaggtGACCGGCCCTTCACCTGTCCTCACTGC CCCTACTCGGCTGCCCAAAGTGCCGTGCTGCGTCGACACCTTAATATTCACGCCGATAAGGAGCACTACACCTGCCCCAAGtgtcccttccctcaccacacacctgctccA GGGAGAAGCCCTTTCACTGCCCGCACTTGCCCCTACCAAGCCCGCACCAACTACATCCTGACCAAGCACATCAGGCGACACACGGGGGGAGAAGCCCTTCGCCTGCCCCGCCTGCCACTACCGCGCCGCGCAGAGATCCCACCTGGTCACGCACCTCCGCACGCACGCCTCCATCCGATACCTCTCCTGTCCAAGATGCCCCCTACAGGACTCCTGACGAAGGACACCTGCAGGATCACCTCCGCCTGCACGAGGAGGGGAGGCGCGGCGCTGCTTGCACGCCCTGTGGactctgctgttgctgctgctgctgctgctgctgctctcacCCCCGCCCGAGGCCACCAA GCGGCGGCGGGGCAGGAGCAAGAGAAACCATTCGCGTGTAGTGTGTGCCCTTACTCCACCTACCGGCGCGACCACCTCAACACACACCTGCGCACACACACCGGGGAGCGCCCTTTTGCCTGCCCGCACTGCCCCTACCGCGCCGCCCAGCGAGTGCACCTCAACTCGCACGTTCGGACCCACACTGGCGAGAAAACCGTATCCTTG AACTCCCACCTTAAGCATCATCTCAGGGCCGTGCACCCAGGCCACGAGGAGGACCTGACGAAGGCACAGCAGGGACAgactcagcagcagcaacaacaacagcagcagcagcagcagcagcagcagcagcagcagcagcagcagcagtctttGTCCTACCAGCAGCAGAATCAAGA TGTTGACACCCGGGCGCAGCAGGGGACTGGGGGGCCTCCTCACACCTCCCCACCTGACCCCCCCTCGCCCCCGTG GTGCCAGTGGGGGGTGTGGGTGTTGAAGGGTGTGTCCATGGTTCCAGGGGTGGTGCTAGTAGTCTTGCATCTTCACTGGGGGAGGAATATTCATGAGAGCTTGGCTAGTCATCGCTGTG GCGGGTATTCTGCTTCAGGGGCAGGGGCGGCGCTGTACCGATGGAGGAGTGTCGCCTGCCCCTGCCCGCCTTCCTCTCCCGCCTGGGGCTGCCGGCCGCTCCCCACGCCGCGCCCCTCGCCCCCCAGGCCCCTGCACGCCCCTGGACGCGGCCGAGCTGGACCTGGGGGGGGCGGCGGCACCAGTGTGGGGGTCTGCGGCCGCGGCTTCCGCCTGGCCAATGACCTGCGGCGCCACCTGAGGACACACACGGGGGAGAAGCCCTACCTGTGCCCGCACTGCCCCTACCGCGCCTCGCAGAAGCAGTCTGTCAACAGGCACGTCCGCACCGTGCACTCTGACCTATTCCTGACGGAGGAGGCGCCCCTTGGGAGGACCCCTGCGTCCCTAGCcaatgctgctgctgtcgctgccgccgccgctgccgccctcTGCCCCCAGACTCACAGCATACTCCCAGGCCAGGACGGAGAAACTGTAGCCCGCACCGTCACGAGGCGATATCCTGTAGAAGGCGCCGCAGGAAGGCTAGGGTGTGGTgatgtgagggtgtga